One window of Burkholderia vietnamiensis LMG 10929 genomic DNA carries:
- a CDS encoding NINE protein, with protein sequence MSSSTAPSRRFRSKTLTAALAFLFGSLGAHRFYLYGFRDVYGWAHLLATIIGIPGFMLLAATQRSAGLGWWLAVPGAISLLAAFLAALVYGLRPDEKWDAQFNADTGKHSRSGWTVIFVVIFSLLIGAFLLMTALALSFQTYFESQVEAAKQISQ encoded by the coding sequence ATGTCCAGCAGCACCGCCCCGTCCCGCCGCTTTCGCTCGAAGACGCTCACCGCCGCCCTCGCGTTCCTGTTCGGCTCGCTCGGCGCGCACCGCTTCTATCTGTACGGCTTTCGCGACGTGTACGGCTGGGCGCATCTGCTCGCGACGATCATCGGAATCCCGGGGTTCATGCTGCTCGCCGCGACTCAGCGCAGCGCGGGCCTCGGCTGGTGGCTCGCCGTGCCCGGCGCGATCTCGCTGCTGGCCGCGTTTCTCGCCGCGCTGGTATACGGCTTGCGCCCCGACGAAAAGTGGGACGCGCAATTCAATGCCGATACGGGCAAGCACAGCCGCTCCGGCTGGACGGTGATCTTCGTCGTGATCTTCTCGCTGCTGATCGGCGCGTTCCTGCTGATGACCGCACTCGCCCTGTCGTTCCAGACGTACTTCGAGTCGCAAGTCGAAGCCGCCAAGCAGATTTCGCAATAA
- a CDS encoding electron transfer flavoprotein subunit alpha/FixB family protein, whose protein sequence is MTILVIAEHDNASIKAATLNTVAAAAKIGGDIHVLVAGHNAQGAADAAAKIAGVSKVLLADAPQLEAGLAENVEATALNIAKDYSHILAPATAYGKNVAPRIAAKLDVAQISDITAVDSADTFERPIYAGNAIATVQSSDPIKVITVRATGFDPVAAEGGSAAVEKIDAAADAGKSQFVSREVTKLDRPELTSAKIIVSGGRGLGSGENYTKVLEPLADKLSAALGASRAAVDAGYVPNDYQVGQTGKIVAPQLYIAVGISGAIQHLAGMKDSKVIVAINKDPEAPIFSVADYGLVGDLFTLVPELVSALG, encoded by the coding sequence ATGACGATTCTGGTGATTGCAGAACACGACAACGCGTCGATCAAGGCCGCGACGCTGAACACGGTCGCAGCGGCAGCGAAGATCGGCGGTGACATCCACGTGCTGGTCGCAGGCCACAACGCGCAGGGCGCGGCGGACGCGGCAGCGAAGATCGCAGGCGTGTCGAAGGTGCTGCTGGCCGACGCGCCGCAGCTGGAAGCTGGCCTGGCGGAAAACGTCGAAGCCACCGCGCTGAACATCGCGAAGGATTACTCGCACATCCTGGCGCCGGCGACCGCGTACGGCAAGAACGTCGCGCCGCGTATCGCCGCGAAGCTGGACGTCGCGCAGATCTCGGACATCACGGCCGTCGATTCGGCCGATACGTTCGAGCGTCCGATCTACGCAGGCAATGCGATCGCGACGGTGCAGTCGAGCGATCCGATCAAGGTCATCACGGTGCGTGCGACCGGTTTCGACCCGGTGGCGGCCGAAGGCGGCAGCGCAGCGGTCGAGAAGATCGACGCGGCGGCAGACGCCGGCAAGTCACAGTTCGTGAGCCGTGAAGTGACGAAGCTGGACCGTCCGGAGCTCACCAGCGCGAAGATCATCGTGTCGGGCGGCCGCGGTCTGGGCAGCGGCGAGAACTACACGAAGGTGCTGGAGCCGCTGGCGGACAAGCTGTCGGCAGCACTCGGCGCTTCGCGCGCGGCGGTCGACGCCGGCTACGTGCCGAACGACTATCAGGTCGGCCAGACCGGCAAGATCGTCGCGCCGCAGCTGTACATCGCGGTCGGCATCTCGGGTGCGATCCAGCACTTGGCCGGCATGAAGGATTCGAAGGTGATCGTCGCGATCAACAAGGATCCGGAAGCGCCGATCTTCAGCGTGGCCGACTACGGCCTCGTCGGCGATCTGTTCACGCTCGTGCCGGAGCTCGTGAGCGCGCTGGGCTGA
- a CDS encoding PA0069 family radical SAM protein, with the protein MGERMDGRSDNEFPIAPPVPRKGRGAVDNLQGRYETALREAVDDGWTHEADDADLPAPLRTQVFEERAKSILTRNQSPDIPFSVSLNPYRGCEHGCIYCFARPTHSYLGLSPGLDFESRIYAKVNAAELLEREIARKRFVPEPIALGVNTDAYQPVERDLRITRSVIEVMHDHGLPFAAITKSSLIERDLDLLGPMAERGQVMAAVTITTLDADLARTLEPRAATPARRLRTIRALRDAGVPVGVSIAPMIPFVTEPDMERVLEACADAGATHASYIVLRLPWEVAPLFKNWLAAHFPDRAERVMNRVRDMRGGKEYDSDFSKRMKGEGIWADLLRQRFRQAVKRLGLNERGNGVLDMSRFRAAAPARVSAQLAAASRAKPRDDTQLNLF; encoded by the coding sequence ATGGGTGAGCGCATGGACGGTCGATCCGACAACGAATTTCCGATCGCGCCGCCCGTGCCCCGCAAGGGGCGCGGCGCGGTCGACAACCTGCAAGGGCGGTACGAGACGGCGCTGCGCGAGGCGGTGGACGATGGCTGGACGCACGAAGCGGACGATGCCGATCTCCCCGCGCCGTTGCGCACGCAGGTGTTCGAGGAGCGGGCCAAGAGCATCCTCACGCGCAATCAGTCGCCGGACATTCCGTTCAGCGTGTCGCTCAATCCGTATCGCGGCTGCGAGCACGGCTGCATCTACTGCTTCGCGCGGCCCACGCATAGCTATCTCGGCCTGTCGCCCGGTCTCGATTTCGAGAGCCGCATCTACGCGAAGGTCAATGCCGCCGAATTGCTCGAGCGCGAGATCGCGCGCAAGCGTTTTGTGCCCGAGCCGATCGCGCTCGGCGTCAACACCGATGCGTATCAGCCGGTCGAACGCGATCTGCGCATCACGCGCAGCGTGATCGAGGTGATGCACGATCACGGGCTGCCGTTTGCCGCGATCACGAAGTCGTCGCTGATCGAGCGCGATCTCGATCTGCTCGGGCCAATGGCCGAGCGCGGTCAGGTCATGGCCGCAGTCACCATCACGACGCTCGACGCCGATCTCGCGCGCACGCTCGAGCCGCGGGCGGCGACGCCGGCGCGCCGCCTGCGCACGATTCGCGCGTTGCGCGACGCCGGGGTGCCGGTGGGCGTCAGCATTGCACCGATGATTCCGTTCGTCACCGAGCCCGACATGGAACGCGTCCTCGAGGCCTGTGCGGATGCCGGCGCGACACATGCGAGCTACATTGTGCTGCGGCTGCCGTGGGAAGTCGCGCCGTTGTTCAAGAACTGGCTGGCCGCGCATTTCCCGGACCGCGCCGAGCGCGTGATGAATCGCGTGCGCGACATGCGCGGCGGGAAGGAGTACGACTCGGATTTCTCGAAGCGGATGAAGGGCGAGGGTATCTGGGCCGATCTGTTGCGTCAGCGCTTCCGCCAGGCCGTCAAGCGGCTCGGGCTGAATGAGCGCGGGAACGGCGTTCTCGACATGTCGCGGTTTCGCGCTGCGGCGCCCGCGCGCGTGAGCGCGCAGCTGGCGGCGGCGAGCCGCGCGAAGCCGCGCGACGATACGCAGCTGAATCTGTTCTGA
- a CDS encoding electron transfer flavoprotein subunit beta/FixA family protein — MKILVPVKRVVDYNVKVRVKSDNTGVDIANVKMSMNPFDEIAVEEAVRLKEAGVATEVVAVSVGVTQAQETLRTALAIGADRAILVESTDGVEPLAVAKILKALVDKEQPQLVILGKQAIDDDSNQTGQMLAALAGLPQATFASKVTVADGKATVAREVDGGAETLSLTLPAVVTTDLRLNEPRYVTLPNIMKAKKKPLETVKPEDLGVDVTPRLKTLKVAEPPKRAAGVKVPDVKTLVEKLKTEAKVL; from the coding sequence ATGAAAATCCTGGTGCCAGTGAAAAGAGTGGTCGATTACAACGTGAAGGTCCGCGTGAAGTCGGACAACACGGGCGTCGACATCGCGAACGTGAAGATGTCGATGAACCCGTTCGACGAAATCGCCGTTGAAGAGGCGGTGCGCCTGAAGGAAGCGGGCGTGGCGACCGAAGTGGTCGCGGTTTCGGTGGGCGTGACGCAGGCGCAGGAAACGCTGCGCACGGCGCTGGCGATCGGCGCGGACCGCGCGATCCTGGTCGAGTCGACCGACGGCGTCGAGCCGCTGGCCGTCGCGAAGATCCTGAAGGCGCTGGTCGACAAGGAGCAGCCGCAGCTGGTGATCCTCGGCAAGCAGGCGATCGACGACGACTCGAACCAGACGGGCCAGATGCTGGCTGCGCTGGCAGGTCTGCCGCAGGCGACGTTCGCTTCGAAGGTCACGGTCGCCGATGGCAAGGCCACGGTCGCACGTGAAGTCGACGGCGGTGCGGAAACGCTGTCGCTGACGCTGCCGGCGGTCGTCACGACCGACCTGCGTCTGAACGAGCCGCGTTACGTGACGCTGCCGAACATCATGAAGGCGAAGAAGAAGCCGCTGGAAACGGTCAAGCCGGAAGACCTCGGCGTGGACGTGACGCCGCGTCTGAAGACGCTGAAGGTGGCCGAGCCGCCGAAGCGCGCGGCCGGTGTGAAGGTGCCGGACGTGAAGACGCTGGTCGAGAAGCTGAAGACCGAAGCCAAGGTGCTGTAA
- a CDS encoding Lrp/AsnC ligand binding domain-containing protein, giving the protein MRTQRQPVRTLDKLDRRILKLLQNDGRMAMKDLAEQVGLTVTPCIERVRRMERDGVITGYHARVDPSQLGAALLVFVEITLGHKGGNMFEQFRREVMKIDEVLECHLVSGDFDYLIKARIGEMADYRKLLGDILLQLPGAVQSKSYVVMEEIKETMTIPVGE; this is encoded by the coding sequence ATGAGAACGCAACGTCAGCCGGTACGCACGCTCGACAAGCTCGACCGGCGCATCCTCAAACTGCTCCAGAACGACGGCCGGATGGCGATGAAGGACCTCGCGGAGCAGGTCGGACTGACCGTGACGCCGTGCATCGAGCGCGTGCGGCGCATGGAGCGCGACGGCGTCATCACCGGTTATCACGCGCGCGTCGATCCGAGCCAGCTCGGCGCGGCGCTGCTGGTGTTCGTCGAGATCACGCTCGGCCACAAGGGCGGCAACATGTTCGAGCAGTTCCGCCGCGAAGTGATGAAGATCGACGAGGTGCTCGAGTGCCATCTCGTGTCGGGCGACTTCGATTACCTGATCAAGGCGCGCATCGGCGAGATGGCCGACTATCGCAAGCTGCTCGGCGACATCCTGCTGCAACTGCCCGGCGCCGTGCAGTCGAAGAGCTATGTCGTGATGGAGGAGATCAAGGAGACGATGACGATTCCGGTCGGCGAATGA
- a CDS encoding MetQ/NlpA family ABC transporter substrate-binding protein, which produces MQRRFMLKFAAAISAAALFASAHAQAETIKVGVTGGPHAQIMEYVKKVAARSGLDIRIVEFSDYVQPNAALAAGDLDANSYQHDPYLQAQVKDRGYKLIKVADTVTFPMGIYSKRVKSLAELAPGARVAVPNDPTNGGRALLLLQKQGLLKLRADAGLKATPLDIVDNPRKLKIVELDAAQIPRSLGDVDAAAINTNYAMEAGLKPKQDAIAIEGPNGPYANVLAIREADRARPWVAKLVAAYRSPEVKQFIEQKFGGAVIAAW; this is translated from the coding sequence ATGCAACGACGCTTCATGCTCAAGTTCGCGGCCGCCATTAGCGCGGCTGCACTGTTCGCGAGCGCGCATGCGCAGGCCGAAACGATCAAGGTCGGCGTGACGGGCGGCCCGCACGCGCAGATCATGGAATACGTGAAGAAGGTCGCGGCGCGAAGCGGCCTCGACATCCGCATCGTCGAATTCTCCGACTACGTGCAGCCGAACGCGGCGCTCGCCGCGGGCGACCTCGACGCGAACAGCTATCAGCACGACCCGTATCTGCAGGCGCAGGTGAAGGACCGTGGCTACAAGCTGATCAAGGTCGCGGATACCGTCACGTTCCCGATGGGCATCTACTCGAAGCGCGTGAAGTCGCTGGCCGAGCTGGCGCCCGGTGCGCGCGTCGCGGTACCGAACGATCCGACCAACGGCGGCCGCGCGCTGCTGCTGCTGCAGAAGCAGGGGCTGCTGAAGCTGCGCGCGGATGCGGGGCTGAAGGCGACGCCGCTCGACATCGTCGACAATCCGCGCAAGCTGAAGATCGTCGAGCTCGATGCGGCGCAGATCCCGCGCTCGCTCGGCGACGTCGACGCGGCCGCGATCAACACCAACTACGCGATGGAAGCCGGGTTGAAGCCGAAGCAGGACGCGATCGCGATCGAGGGCCCGAACGGTCCGTACGCGAACGTCCTCGCGATTCGCGAAGCCGACCGCGCGCGACCGTGGGTGGCGAAGCTCGTCGCGGCCTATCGGAGCCCGGAAGTGAAGCAATTCATCGAACAGAAGTTCGGCGGCGCGGTGATCGCCGCCTGGTAA
- a CDS encoding methionine ABC transporter permease → MLSEMFDMFVQSFWETLIMVGISGAVGALVGLPLGVLLYLTDRQGVLQNLGVNRVLGGLVNAVRSTPFIILLVAVIPFTRLVTGSSIGTAAAVVPLTLAAAPFIARLVETALREVDRGLIEAAQSMGATTSQIVFKVLLPESLPGIVAGLTITFVSLVGYSAMAGAIGGGGLGDLGIRYGYQRYLPEVMWTVVAILIVFVQIVQSFGDWLVRRLSHK, encoded by the coding sequence ATGTTGAGTGAGATGTTCGATATGTTCGTGCAGTCGTTCTGGGAGACGCTGATCATGGTCGGCATCTCCGGGGCGGTCGGTGCGCTCGTCGGGCTGCCGCTCGGCGTGCTGCTCTATCTGACCGACCGCCAGGGCGTGCTGCAGAACCTCGGCGTGAATCGCGTGCTCGGCGGCCTCGTCAACGCGGTGCGCTCGACGCCGTTCATCATTCTGCTGGTCGCGGTCATTCCATTTACGCGGCTCGTCACCGGCTCGTCGATCGGCACGGCCGCGGCCGTCGTCCCGCTGACGCTCGCGGCGGCGCCGTTCATTGCGCGGCTCGTCGAGACGGCGTTGCGCGAAGTCGATCGCGGGCTGATCGAGGCCGCGCAGTCGATGGGCGCGACGACGTCGCAGATCGTCTTCAAGGTGCTGCTGCCCGAGTCGCTGCCGGGCATTGTCGCGGGTCTGACGATCACGTTCGTGTCGCTGGTCGGCTATTCGGCGATGGCCGGCGCGATCGGCGGCGGCGGGCTCGGCGATCTCGGGATCCGCTACGGCTACCAGCGCTATCTGCCGGAAGTGATGTGGACGGTGGTCGCGATCCTCATCGTGTTCGTGCAGATCGTGCAATCGTTCGGCGACTGGCTCGTACGCCGGCTGAGCCACAAGTAA
- a CDS encoding D-amino acid dehydrogenase, which yields MRVVILGSGVVGVASAYYLARAGHEVTVIDREAGPALDTSFANAGQISPGYAAPWAAPGVPLKAVKWMFEKHAPLAIRLDGTRFQLQWMWQMLRNCTPERYAVNKGRMVRLAEYSRDCLQALRADTGIEYEGRTGGTLQLFRSQQQLDGAAKDIAVLREANVPFELLSPAELKNAEPALAAVSHKLTGGLRLPGDETGDCQLFTTRLAALAESLGVKFRYNTPIDALAIAGGKIAGVQCGSETVRADAYVVALGSYSTNFVSKLMKIPVYPLKGYSITAPIVNEAAAPVSTVLDETYKIAITRFDQRIRVGGMAEIVGFDKKLRAARRETLEMCVNDLFPGGGDTSKATFWTGLRPMTPDGTPIVGRTPVSNLFMNTGHGTLGWTMSCGSGQLLADLISGKKPAIQADDLSVHRYLNEVAGQTRPAYA from the coding sequence ATGCGAGTCGTCATTCTGGGCAGCGGTGTGGTGGGCGTGGCGAGCGCGTATTACCTTGCGCGCGCCGGTCATGAAGTCACGGTGATCGACCGGGAGGCCGGCCCGGCGCTCGATACGAGCTTCGCAAACGCGGGCCAGATCTCGCCCGGCTATGCGGCGCCGTGGGCCGCGCCCGGCGTGCCGCTGAAGGCGGTCAAGTGGATGTTCGAAAAGCATGCGCCGCTCGCGATCCGCCTCGACGGCACGCGCTTCCAGCTGCAATGGATGTGGCAGATGCTGCGCAACTGCACGCCCGAGCGCTATGCAGTCAACAAGGGCCGCATGGTGCGTCTCGCCGAATACAGCCGCGATTGCCTGCAGGCGCTGCGCGCCGATACGGGCATCGAGTACGAAGGCCGCACGGGCGGCACGCTGCAGTTGTTCCGCTCGCAGCAGCAACTCGACGGCGCGGCGAAGGACATCGCGGTGCTGCGCGAAGCGAACGTGCCGTTCGAACTGCTGTCGCCGGCCGAGTTGAAGAATGCCGAACCGGCCCTCGCCGCCGTATCGCACAAACTCACCGGCGGCCTGCGCCTGCCGGGTGACGAAACGGGCGATTGCCAGTTGTTCACGACGCGCCTCGCGGCGCTCGCGGAATCGCTCGGCGTGAAGTTCCGCTACAACACGCCGATCGACGCGCTCGCGATCGCAGGCGGCAAGATCGCCGGCGTGCAATGCGGCAGCGAGACGGTGCGCGCCGACGCATACGTCGTCGCGCTGGGTTCGTACTCGACCAACTTCGTGTCGAAGCTGATGAAGATCCCGGTCTATCCGCTGAAGGGTTATTCGATCACCGCGCCGATCGTCAACGAGGCGGCCGCGCCGGTGTCGACGGTGCTCGACGAGACCTACAAGATCGCGATCACGCGCTTCGACCAGCGCATTCGCGTCGGCGGGATGGCCGAGATCGTCGGCTTCGACAAGAAGCTGCGCGCCGCGCGCCGCGAAACGCTCGAAATGTGCGTGAACGACCTGTTCCCCGGCGGCGGCGACACGTCGAAGGCGACGTTCTGGACGGGCCTGCGCCCGATGACGCCGGACGGCACGCCGATCGTCGGCCGCACGCCGGTGTCGAACCTGTTCATGAATACCGGCCACGGCACGCTCGGCTGGACGATGTCGTGCGGTTCGGGCCAGCTGCTCGCCGACCTGATCTCGGGCAAGAAGCCGGCGATCCAGGCCGACGACCTGTCGGTGCATCGCTACCTGAACGAAGTGGCCGGCCAGACGCGTCCCGCATACGCGTAA